The genomic region TCGCCGGCCAGACGAATCCGCATCTCGTCGTCGATCCCAGCGGGCACGATCACCTCGCGCTTGACGCGACGGACCACATACGCCGCTCCTCGACACTTGGGGCACGGCTCCTTGACGACCGATCCCGCGCCGCGACAGGCCGGACAGGTCGTTTGCACGCGGATGAAGCCCGAGGCTTGCACCACTTGCCCCCGCCCGCCGCAATAACTGCACGTCTGCGGCTTGGTGCCTGGCTTCGCACCAGAGCCATCACAATCCGCGCATTTTTCGTGCCGCTCGAACTCGACCGTTTTGGTGACGCCGCGGGCCGCTTCGATAAGGTCCAATCGCACTTCGCAGCCGACGTCGCTCCCTTTGTGGACCTGCCGCCGTCCGCGCCGCGTGCCGCCGCCGAAGAAATCGCCGAACAGCCCGCCCCCGAGAATATCGCCGAAGGCCTCCATGATGTCGCTGACATCATTGAACTGGTGGGCGCCTGGACCATCGACCCCGGCGTGGCCAAAGCGATCGTAGCGGCTGCGCTTATCGGCATCGTGCAGCACCTCGAAGGCCTCGGCCGCCTCCTTGAATTTCAGCACGGCCTCGGCGTCTCCCGGATTCTTGTCCGGGTGATGCTTGATCGCCAGCTTGCGATAGGCGTCGGCAATTTCCTTGGGCGCGGCGCTCTTGGCGACTCCCAGGACCTCGTAGTAGTCTCGCTTGGCTGCCATTGTTTCCATGGCAAGAGGATCGTGTTCGTGAAGGTCTGTGACAACCAATTCTACGTCGCAAGGCGATAGCCGGATGCGCCAAGTTTTGGCGGCAATTGTCGCGATTGTCGCGAAGGGCTCGAAATCATGGATTGATGACGACCTCGCCCGCCGGCCCGCGAAAGAGAACATTCAGGCGGTTTAGAACGTCGCGCCCGAGGATTCGCTCGCGGCCATGAAAGTCGGCGTGAAGTCGACAATCAATTTCTTGGCCGTCGATTGAGACCCAAACGGTGAACGCAAGCGTCTCCACCGGAGTTCCACCGCCCACGCCCTGCAACATGCTTGGCGCACCGATCGCCGGCTCAAGTTGAAGTCGTTGGCAATCGGCCCACGGAATCAGGCTCATATCCGCGCCGGTGTCAGGGATGACCCGATCCAGGATAATTCCCGGCGTGCCGCTCGCCGGTCGAAATTCAACTTCCAGAACGGGGAGCGCCTCGGTGCCATAGTCTTGGTCGTATTGGAACACCGCACTGCGGACGCGGCTCGGCTCATTCTCATGTCCGACCCGGATTACGAACGGATGTTTCCCGGACAGGTGCGCGGCCGTAGATACCTCGACAGCGCTTTTGCTCGACGCGATCACAGCGCCGTCAGCGAATGCGACCCATTGATCTTCATATTGATCGAGTAACCGCTCGCGTGCGGACCAATAGGATTTCTCGTTCTTATACCAATCAGGATGAACCTGGCTGGCGATCTCAGGAGGAAGTCCGTCGGCAAGGCTTCGCATGATTCACTGCATTAAAGATGTAATATCGTACCACATCAGTATTGTACTCACGAAAGCGCTCAATGCATCCGTTGGCGGTCGCGCCTGCGGTGAACGGCCGGCAAAGTGGCCTAACAATTCACGTACCGGGCCGGAAACTGCGAGCCTTTGGGCAGGTAGCCGCGCACGGATTTGAATCGGTATTTCTCTCGAATCGTCTCAGCCGCAGGCTTTCCCCGAAACTCAAGTCGTCCGCTCTTGCGATCTGGTGGAGCGGGATGAATTTCGGAAATATCGGGGGTCGTGCCTTCCGGATCCCATCCATCCTCTTCGACCTCATAAACTTCACGCACGACTCCCTGGAAAACCGCAAGAACGTACTTCGCCGCTCGGCAACGCCTCTTGCTGAGACGCCACGCGCGTCGCGTCGCATCGCATCGTACAGTTCGTCGTCAGTTATTCCATGGTAGTAGAGGTGGTTAATACGAAGGAGGATCACCGGATCGTCGATCGAAACCTCTTTTGCCCCGTAATAGCAAATAACATCCTCGAGTGGCAACCTTCCGATCTTAACGCTATCGATTCCATGAACGATCCCGCGGATTTGGTTTGTGAGATTCGGTATCGCATCGATAACCGCCGCCTCAACTCGAAACGCAGTCACCTCTGACTCCAGGCCGTGCGAAATGATCTCAAGGCGCGGTTTGAGACGATGCGAGGCGAGGTCAGCTAACTTCTGGTTTTTCCTTGACTCGCCAGCCGAGCGGAGGTGCGATATCACACGGCTACCCTTTCCCTTGCCGACATAGAAAGGGTGTCCGTCGCGCGGGTCCACCAGTAGATACACGTAATAGCCGAGCTTATCGGCAACCTCGGCCGGAATGCGATCGACGTCGCTGCTCATGGCTGGCGCCCAAACGCATCGGCGAATATGGCTGCAATCAGTTGTAGGACGGACTTTCCTCGATCGAGACCACCTACCGAATGCTTCCCTCGACGCGGCTCTTGTCCTTGTCGTCCTTGTCGAGCGTCGTAACCAGCGCTTCGGTCGTGAGCATCAGGCCGGAGATGCTGGCGGCATTCGTTAGCGCCGCGCGGACGACCTTGACGGGGTCGATGATCCCCGCCTTCAGCATATCGACATACTGCCGGGTGTTGGCGTCGAAGCCGACGTTCGTCGCTTTCTGGCTCACCTCGTCGGCCACTACCGAGCCGTCGATTCCGCCGTTGTCAGCAATTTGACGGATCGGAGCGGAGAGCGAATGCAGGATGATATCGACTCCGATTTTTTCGTCTCCCTTGGCCGAGGCGCGGACCTTCTCGACCGCCTCCGTGCAGCGGAGCAGGGCCACGCCGCCACCCGGAAGAATCCCCTCCTCGACCGCGGCGCGAGTGGCGTGCAGAGCATCCTCGACGCGGGCCTTCTTCTGCTTCATGTCCGACTCGGTGCCGGCCCCGACGGAGATGATTGCCACGCCGCCGGTCAGCTTCGCCAATCGCTCCTGATACTTTTCGCGATCGTATTCGCTGTCGGATGCCTCGATCTGATTGCGAATCTGCTGGATTCGATTCTGCACGTCGGCTTGCTTGCCGGCCCCTTGCACGATCGTCGTTTCGTTGCGGTCGACCGTGATCTTCTTGGCCCGGCCCATGTGCTCGAGCGTCAAGTTTTCGAGCTTGATCCCGAGGTCTTCGCTAATGAGCGTGCCGCCGGTCAGGGTGGCAATGTCGCCGAGCATGGCCTTGCGGCGATCGCCGAAGCCGGGGG from Pirellulales bacterium harbors:
- the dnaJ gene encoding molecular chaperone DnaJ — translated: MAAKRDYYEVLGVAKSAAPKEIADAYRKLAIKHHPDKNPGDAEAVLKFKEAAEAFEVLHDADKRSRYDRFGHAGVDGPGAHQFNDVSDIMEAFGDILGGGLFGDFFGGGTRRGRRQVHKGSDVGCEVRLDLIEAARGVTKTVEFERHEKCADCDGSGAKPGTKPQTCSYCGGRGQVVQASGFIRVQTTCPACRGAGSVVKEPCPKCRGAAYVVRRVKREVIVPAGIDDEMRIRLAGEGDPSPDGGPSGDCYCIVHVAEHPLFQRDGQDLIVRVPIAYSQAALGATVEVPTLEGREPLEVPAGTQPGEVFKLRGRGMPDPRRRVRGNLLVEVNIEVPKHLTTRQETLLRDLAAEERTHVSPHRKRFFEKLKQYFVSEEETGQKEK